GGCGACCACCTGGACTAATACTGACACTGAGGTGCGAAAGCGTGGGGAGCAAACAGGATTAGATACCCTGGTAGTCCACGCCGTAAACGATGTCAACTAGCCGTTGGAAGCCTTGAGCTTTTAGTGGCGCAGCTAACGCATTAAGTTGACCGCCTGGGGAGTACGGCCGCAAGGTTAAAACTCAAATGAATTGACGGGGGCCCGCACAAGCGGTGGAGCATGTGGTTTAATTCGAAGCAACGCGAAGAACCTTACCAGGCCTTGACATCCAATGAACTTTCTAGAGATAGATTGGTGCCTTCGGGAGCATTGAGACAGGTGCTGCATGGCTGTCGTCAGCTCGTGTCGTGAGATGTTGGGTTAAGTCCCGTAACGAGCGCAACCCTTGTCCTTAGTTACCAGCACGTAATGGTGGGCACTCTAAGGAGACTGCCGGTGACAAACCGGAGGAAGGTGGGGATGACGTCAAGTCATCATGGCCCTTACGGCCTGGGCTACACACGTGCTACAATGGTCGGTACAGAGGGTTGCCAAGCCGCGAGGTGGAGCTAATCCCATAAAACCGATCGTAGTCCGGATCGCAGTCTGCAACTCGACTGCGTGAAGTCGGAATCGCTAGTAATCGCGAATCAGAATGTCGCGGTGAATACGTTCCCGGGCCTTGTACACACCGCCCGTCACACCATGGGAGTGGGTTGCACCAGAAGTAGCTAGTCTAACCTTCGGGAGGACGGTTACCACGGTGTGATTCATGACTGGGGTGAAGTCGTAACAAGGTAGCCGTAGGGGAACCTGCGGCTGGATCACCTCCTTAATCGACGACATCAGCTGCTCCATAAGTTCCCACACGAATTGCTTGATTCATTGAAGAAGACGATAAGAAGCAGCCCGAAATTGGGTCTGTAGCTCAGTTGGTTAGAGCGCACCCCTGATAAGGGTGAGGTCGGCAGTTCGAATCTGCCCAGACCCACCAATTTTGTGTGGGAAACGCCTGTAGAAATACGGGGCCATAGCTCAGCTGGGAGAGCGCCTGCCTTGCACGCAGGAGGTCAACGGTTCGATCCCGTTTGGCTCCACCACTACTGCTTCTGAAAGTTTTGAAAGCTTAGAAATGAGCATTCCATCAGGTTGATGGTGAATGTTGATTTCTAGTCTTTGATTAGATCGTTCTTTAAAAATTTGGGTATGTGATAGAAAGATAGACTGAACGTTGCTTTCACTGGTAACGGATCAGGCTAAGGTAAAATTTGTGAGTTCTCTTAACTGAGAAATTCGAATTTTCGGCGAATGTTGTCTTCACAGTATAACCAGATTGCTTGGGGTTATATGGTCAAGTGAAGAAGCGCATACGGTGGATGCCTTGGCAGTCAGAGGCGATGAAAGACGTGGTAGCCTGCGAAAAGCTTCGGGGAGTCGGCAAACAGACTTTGATCCGGAGATGTCTGAATGGGGGAACCCAGCCATCATAAGATGGTTACCTTACACTGAATACATAGGTGTAAGGGGCGAACCAGGGGAACTGAAACATCTAAGTACCCTGAGGAAAAGAAATCAACCGAGATTCCCTTAGTAGTGGCGAGCGAACGGGGACTAGCCCTTAAGTGGCTTTGAGATTAGCGGAACGCTCTGGAAAGTGCGGCCATAGTGGGTGATAGCCCTGTACGCGAAAATCTCTTAGTCATGAAATCGAGTAGGACGGAGCACGAGAAACTTTGTCTGAATATGGGGGGACCATCCTCCAAGGCTAAATACTACTGACTGACCGATAGTGAACTAGTACCGTGAGGGAAAGGCGAAAAGAACCCCGGAGAGGGGAGTGAAATAGATCCTGAAACCGTATGCGTACAAGCAGTGGGAGCAGACTTTGTTCTGTGACTGCGTACCTTTTGTATAATGGGTCAGCGACTTATTTTCAGTGGCGAGCTTAACCGAATAGGGGAGGCGTAGCGAAAGCGAGTCTTAATAGGGCGTCTAGTCGCTGGGAATAGACCCGAAACCGGGCGATCTATCCATGGGCAGGTTGAAGGTTGGGTAACACTAACTGGAGGACCGAACCGACTACCGTTGAAAAGTTAGCGGATGACCTGTGGATCGGAGTGAAAGGCTAATCAAGCTCGGAGATAGCTGGTTCTCCTCGAAAGCTATTTAGGTAGCGCCTCATGTATCACTGTAGGGGGTAGAGCACTGTTTCGGCTAGGGGGTCATCCCGACTTACCAAACCGATGCAAACTCCGAATACCTACAAGTGCCGAGCATGGGAGACACACGGCGGGTGCTAACGTCCGTCGTGAAAAGGGAAACAACCCAGACCGTCAGCTAAGGTCCCAAAGTTATGGTTAAGTGGGAAACGATGTGGGAAGGCTTAGACAGCTAGGAGGTTGGCTTAGAAGCAGCCACCCTTTAAAGAAAGCGTAATAGCTCACTAGTCGAGTCGGCCTGCGCGGAAGATGTAACGGGGCTCAAACCATACACCGAAGCTACGGGTATCACGTAAGTGATGCGGTAGAGGAGCGTTCTGTAAGCCTGTGAAGGTGAGTTGAGAAGCTTGCTGGAGGTATCAGAAGTGCGAATGCTGACATGAGTAACGACAATGGGTGTGAAAAACACCCACGCCGAAAGACCAAGGTTTCCTGCGCAACGTTAATCGACGCAGGGTTAGTCGGTCCCTAAGGCGAGGCTGAAAAGCGTAGTCGATGGAAAACAGGTTAATATTCCTGTACTTCTGGTTATTGCGATGGAGGGACGGAGAAGGCTAGGCCAGCTTGGCGTTGGTTGTCCAAGTTTAAGGTGGTAGGCTGGAATCTTAGGTAAATCCGGGATTCTAAGGCCGAGAGCTGATGACGAGTTAACTTTTAGTTAACGAAGTGGTTGATGCCATGCTTCCAAGAAAAGCTTCTAAGCTTCAGGTAACCAGGAACCGTACCCCAAACCGACACAGGTGGTTGGGTAGAGAATACCAAGGCGCTTGAGAGAACTCGGGTGAAGGAACTAGGCAAAATGGCACCGTAACTTCGGGAGAAGGTGCGCCGGTGAGGGTGAAGGACTTGCTCCGTAAGCTCATGCCGGTCGAAGATACCAGGCCGCTGCGACTGTTTATTAAAAACACAGCACTCTGCAAACACGAAAGTGGACGTATAGGGTGTGACGCCTGCCCGGTGCCGGAAGGTTAATTGATGGGGTTAGCTAACGCGAAGCTCTTGATCGAAGCCCCGGTAAACGGCGGCCGTAACTATAACGGTCCTAAGGTAGCGAAATTCCTTGTCGGGTAAGTTCCGACCTGCACGAATGGCGTAACGATGGCGGCGCTGTCTCCACCCGAGACTCAGTGAAATTGAAATCGCTGTGAAGATGCAGTGTATCCGCGGCTAGACGGAAAGACCCCGTGAACCTTTACTATAGCTTTGCACTGGACTTTGAATTTGCTTGTGTAGGATAGGTGGGAGGCTTTGAAGCGTGGACGCCAGTCTGCGTGGAGCCAACCTTGAAATACCACCCTGGCAACTTTGAGGTTCTAACTCAGGTCCGTTATCCGGATCGAGGACAGTGTATGGTGGGTAGTTTGACTGGGGCGGTCTCCTCCTAAAGAGTAACGGAGGAGTACGAAGGTGCGCTCAGACCGGTCGGAAATCGGTCGTAGAGTATAAAGGCAAAAGCGCGCTTGACTGCGAGACAGACACGTCGAGCAGGTACGAAAGTAGGTCTTAGTGATCCGGTGGTTCTGTATGGAAGGGCCATCGCTCAACGGATAAAAGGTACTCCGGGGATAACAGGCTGATACCGCCCAAGAGTTCATATCGACGGCGGTGTTTGGCACCTCGATGTCGGCTCATCACATCCTGGGGCTGAAGCCGGTCCCAAGGGTATGGCTGTTCGCCATTTAAAGTGGTACGCGAGCTGGGTTTAGAACGTCGTGAGACAGTTCGGTCCCTATCTGCCGTGGACGTTTGAGATTTGAGAGGGGCTGCTCCTAGTACGAGAGGACCGGAGTGGACGAACCTCTGGTGTTCCGGTTGTCACGCCAGTGGCATTGCCGGGTAGCTATGTTCGGAATAGATAACCGCTGAAAGCATCTAAGCGGGAAACTAGCCTCAAGATGAGATCTCACTGGAACCTTGAGTTCCCTGAAGGGCCGTCGAAGACTACGACGTTGATAGGTTGGGTGTGTAAGCGCTGTGAGGCGTTGAGCTAACCAATACTAATTGCCCGTGAGGCTTGACCATATAACACCCAAGCAATTTGAGTCGAAAGGCCAGATTGCGGTGTGTGAAGACGAAATGAACCGAAAGTTCGACGTTCACAAAACACCGAAAGCTATCACATACCCAATTTGCTGAAGCGAGACCACTTGGTCACGACTCAGTACCCGAATTTCTTGACGACCATAGAGCATTGGAACCACCTGATCCCATCCCGAACTCAGTAGTGAAACGATGCATCGCCGATGGTAGTGTGGGGTTTCCCCATGTGAGAGTAGGTCATCGTCAAGATTAAATTCCAGAACCCCTGTTTGCTAACGCAAACAGGGGTTTTGTTTATGTAGAAGTCCATGAATTTCACTGGGACGTTGCTAGCGCAACGGTCTGGTACACAGAATTTCTTGACGACCATAGAGCATTGGAACCACCTGATCCCATCCCGAACTCAGCAGTGAAACGATGCATCGCCGATGGTAGTGTGGGGTTTCCCCATGTGAGAGTAGGTCATCGTCAAGATTGAATTCCGAAACCCCTGTCTGCTTACGCAGACAGGGGTTTTGTCGTTTTAGGGCGAGTGACTATGAATACCTAATGCTGAAAACAGTCAGAGTCCCTTCCAAGCCCGTAGCATCACACTCACCCTGAAACTGGCCAAAAAAAGCCAGCGCCTGAAGTCAGACGCTGGCCTCTCGACACTATCAGCAGATCAGAACTGATAGCTTACCGTTGCACTGACATTACGCTCTTCTCCCAGGTAGCAGAAATTCAGGCTGGCACAGGAGGCTACATAAGTCTCATTGGTCAGGTTGTTGGCATTCAACCGCACATCCACGCCCTTCAACCCTACTTTGCCCAGGTCATACCCGACTGACGCATCAAACAAGGTGTAGGCCGGCACCCTCATTGTGTTCTCTGCATCTGCCCAGCTGTACCCTACATAGCGAACCCCGCCCCCAAGCCGCAAGCCATCCAAGGCTCCGCTAGCAAATTTGTAGTCCGCCCACATCGACGCCATATGACGAGGCGCCTGAGTGGGAGAATTACCCTTGTTCTCGATCACATTGTCGGCAGAGCTCAACGTGCTCACCATCGACTTGGAATACTTGATGTCGGTAAAGGTATAGCTGCCCAAGAGCTTCAAGTTATCCGTCAGTTGCATATGCGCTTCCAGCTCCAGGCCTTGCGAGCGGACAGCACCTACAGCCCGATAGAAGTTCTCCTGGGGCAGCTTGGTCGCCAGGTTTTCCTGGTCGATACGAAACCAGGATGCTGTAAACAAGTTGTCGGTCCCCGGCGGCTGATACTTCAAGCCTGCCTCCCACTGTGTCCCATTGGTAGGTGCCAGTGGATTGCCCACGCTGTCTGAATAGGAGTTCGGGTTGAAGGACTCTGAATAGCTGACGTAAGGTGCCAAGCCGTTATCAAACAGATACAGCGCACCCGCTCGACTCGTAAGCTTGGTACGTTTGTCAGAGATCTCCGTGCCCAGCGGCCGACCCGCCTCTGCAATACGGTTTTCATCGGACGTCTCGACCCAATCCTGTCGAAGCCCGAGGGAAAACCGCCATTTATCCATTTCGATCAGGTCTTGCAGATACACACCCGCCTGTTCAAGGCGACGCAGGTAGCTGGTTGGCTCGTAATAGCTGATCGCTGAATTGCCGTAAACAGGGTTGAACGCGTTGATCGGTTGCAGCGACCCGCTGGACCAATCCACCACCGTTTTACGCCGCTGATAATCGGCCCCCATCAGAACAGTGTGCTTGGTCGCCCCAGTAAAAAACTCCGCCTGGAGCATGTTGTCGATGATGAACGCGTGCAGCTTCTCATCGCCGCCCGAGTAGTAGCGATTTAGCTCATTGCTGGTCGGCGTGGTCCAGCCATAGGCATACACCTGATCCAACTTCACCTTGGAGTCGAGGTAACGGAAGTTCTGCCGCGCAGTAAACACATCGTTGAAGCGATGCTCGAACTGATAACCAAACGACTGCTGATCACGTTTGTAACCATCGACGCCGGGCTCGCCTTCGAAAAAGTGGCTGGAGATCCGCTGACCATTGCGCAGATGCAATGCGCCGTCCGCCGGCATGCCACCGTGGTAACCACCGTCAGGATCATGCTGTAGATACGCCTGGAGCGTCAGCGAGGTGTCCTCGGTAAAGTCGATGCTGAGCGTTGGTGCCAGTGCGAAGCGCTTTTCCTTAGCGTGGTCGAACTGCGTGTCAGACTTGTCCGCCAAGCCAGTGAGGCGATAGGCGATGCGCTTGTCGTCGTCCACCGGGCCGCTGAAGTCCAAACCCATGCCCTGTTGCCCGCGACTGCCCACTGTCGCTTGAACCTGATGATAAGGCTCGAACAACGGCTTCTTGCTGGTCAGTGCAACCAGGCCGCCGGGTGAGCTGCGCCCATACAGCACAGAGGATGGCCCTTTCAGGATGTCCACGCGTTCAAGAAAGTACGGGTCCACCTGCATCGTGCTGTAAGTGCCGCTGTCGCCCATGGACTTCAACCCATCAAGGTAGATGTTATCCACAGAGCCATCGTTGAAACCGCGCATGGCTACGTAGTCATAACGATGGGTCGCGCCATACGGGTTGGTCAGCACGCCAGGTGTGTAGCGCATGGCCTGCGCAACAGTTTGGGAGCCCTGGTCGTCCATCTGTTCACGGGTCACCACAGAGACGGTTTGCGAAGTTTCCAGCAGGGCGGTGCTGGTCTTGGTTGCGATCTGGCTATGGGTGGCGTTGTAGCCTTCCATGCTGCCCAAGGCATTCCCCAACGCGAAGCCTTTGATATCGGTAGTGGGCAATGTCAGCGTGCTGCTTTGCGGCTGAGCCTGTAGAACAAAACTGACGCCGTCCTGCGAATCAGCCTGCAACCCGGAGCCGGCGAGCACATGGTTCAACCCCTGTTCGGCTGAATACTCGCCCTGCAGCCCAGGCGATTGTCGACCCTGAGTCTGCGCAGGCGTGCTGGAAAGGGTTATGCCCGCCTGCCGGGCGAACTGATTGAGCACCTCGCTCAGCGAGCCGGCTGGAATGTCATAACGCGGATTCACCTGCGCGCTGGCCGTCTGCGCCGCCATGGCCACAGTCGAAACAGCACCCATGCCCATCGCCGTCGACAACAATGCGGCACGTATGGCTTTGGCTAAAAGAGGGTAGGAAGAGTCTGGTGAGTTACTGAGAAAACGCGCAGTCATGATCAAGGTCCGTTGAGGCCGGTAAGGCAGATGGAAACGCTTACTGTCTAAGCCGGACTCACGGAAAAAAACCGCCAAAAACCTTCATAAAAAGTCAGGCCGAGCGCTCCAGGCTCACCCACCAACGTGTGCGATAACGCACGCGAACAGGCAGCGTCTGCGGCAGTATCGCCAGCAACTTGTCGGTGTCCTCCAGCCGAAAAACTCCCGACAGCCGCAAGCCGGCAACATCCGCCGAACAACCCAGGTAGCCATGGCGGTAACGCCCCACCTCCGACAGAAAGTCGGCCAGGCGCATACCACGCGTCACGATCAGCCCATCGGTCCACGCCCCAACATCCATATCCAAAGGCGGGGCAGGCGTGGCATGCGTCTGGCTTACGAGATAGTTTTCCCCCGCGTGGGCTTGAGTCGAGAACCCATCCGCCGAATGCGGTGAATGAATGGCCACATTGCCGCTGACCACGCTCAAGCGTGTGCAATCGCTGTCTTGGCGCACGCTGAAGCGCCCGTCAATGCCTTCGAGCAATCCATGCCGAGTTTGGACCAGCAAGGGTGCTGACAAACTCGTGCCGCAAGTCACCAGGATCTCCCCACGCACCAGCGTGATGAGGCGTTGCTGCGCACTGAAGTCCAGGTCCACTGCACTGTCGGTATTGAGTTGCAGGCGAGTACCATCCGGCAGTTGCACACTGCGCCGCTCGCCAGTGGCTGTCGCGAGGTCGGATGCCCAGCGCTGCCAGCCGGTCAGGTCTCGACTTACCCACGCTGCAGAGCCCACCAGCACTACACCGGACAACATCTTCAGCGCCTGCCGCCGGCCCAAGCCGTGTGCAACATTTTCCAGTGCTACATGGGCCGCCGGAATCGCAGACAATTGGCTGTTCAATTCCTGCTGCAGCGCCTGTACTCGTTGCCAGGCCAACTCATGGTCAACATGCGCCTCGCGCCAATGCTCGCATTGCGCATGCAGGCGCATATTGGCGCGGTTGTTACGCAGGCGCAGGGCCCAGCTGATGGCTTGCTTGACCACTTGGGCATCGGGTCCGGAACGCGCGGTGTTATCCACAGGCATCAAGTCTCATAACGCAGCACGTAACAGTGATACAGCGCCTCAGCGATGTAGCGTTCCACAGAGCGAACCGACACGCCCATCTGCTGCGCGATCTGCTTGTACGTCAGCCCATCGCACTGAGACAGTAGAAACGCCTTACGCACCTTCGGCTTCAATCCGTCTAAAAGGCGGGCGATTGCCTCCAGCAGTTCCAGCACCAACGCACGTGCTTCGGTGCTGGGTGCCAACGCTTCCGGCAAGTGGGCGATGGACTCCAGGTAGGCGCGTTGGATTTCTTCACGGCGCCAATGATCAATCACCAAACCACGGGCGATGGTGCGCAAGAACGCCCTGGGCGCCTTGAGTTCAAACCGTTCGGTCTTTTGCAGCAAACGCACAAAGGTGTCTTGCGCCAAGTCCGCTGCATCGGCGGCATTGCCCAGCCGGCTGCGCAGCCACGTGTTGAGCCAATTGTGATGGGTGCAGTAAAGCGTCTGCACCACACTTTCACACGCAATGTACTCAGTAGATGGCATTCACACAGGCCCGGCCAGACGCCACAAATGATAATTAGTCGCATTGTCTGAAAGCCTGAAAGATTTTGCAATCTCTCCTCGCAGCGCCTGCGCCGTTGGTCGGTTTCCTACGCAAAATGATGATGATTCTCACAAATTACTAAGATTTCTCTTGGTGTGGCCGAAAGCCTGACGAGCCATGCGTGCACCGAAATAGAGCGGTCCAAGAGAGTCCGCCTATCCCGTTACATGGAATGTTCCACTCGGCACGCTCATCCCCCTTTGGCAAAAGAAGTCGATGAAATGAATCTCAAGTTCAGTCATAAAATTCTGTTGGCCGCGTCAGGCGTCGTGGTTCTCGCATTCGCGTTATTCACGCTTTACAACGACTACCTGCAGCGCAGCACCATCAAGCAAAACCTGGAATCGTCCATCCAGCAATCGGGTGAACTCACGGCCAGCAGTGTGCAGAACTGGCTCAGTGGTCGCATCCTGGTCCTCGAAAGCCTGGCGCAAAACGTCGCGCATCAGGGCAGTGGTGCCGACCTTCCGGGCCTGGTTGATCAACCTGCGTTCACCTCGAACTTCCAGTTCACCTACGTCGGTCAAACCAACGGTGTGTTCACCCAGCGCCCTGACGCCAAAATGCCCGACGGTTATGACCCACGTCAGCGTCCTTGGTACAAGCAAGCCGTGGCCGCCGACAAAACCATGCTCACCCCGCCTTACATGGCTGCCGTGGGCGGTCAGATCGTCACCATCGCTCTGCCAGTCAAAAAGAACGGTGAGCTGCTGGGCGTAGTGGGCGGTGACCTGAGCCTGCAGACCTTGGTGAAGATCATCAACTCGGTGGACTTCGGCGGCATCGGCCATGCCTTTCTGGTCAGCGCCGATGGCCAGGTCATCGTCAGTCCTGACCAGGACCAGGTGATGAAAAACCTTAAGGACATCTACCCAGGCACAAACCTGCGTATCGAGAAGGTCAGCCAGGACGTTGTGCTCAATGGCCAGGACCGTATCCTCTCGTTCACGCCAATCAGCGGCTTGCCAGGTGCCGATTGGTATATCGGTCTGTCGATCGACAAAGATAAAGCCTACGCACCGCTGGGCAAATTCCGTACTTCGGCATTAATCGCCATGTT
The sequence above is a segment of the Pseudomonas sp. R76 genome. Coding sequences within it:
- a CDS encoding TonB-dependent siderophore receptor, translating into MTARFLSNSPDSSYPLLAKAIRAALLSTAMGMGAVSTVAMAAQTASAQVNPRYDIPAGSLSEVLNQFARQAGITLSSTPAQTQGRQSPGLQGEYSAEQGLNHVLAGSGLQADSQDGVSFVLQAQPQSSTLTLPTTDIKGFALGNALGSMEGYNATHSQIATKTSTALLETSQTVSVVTREQMDDQGSQTVAQAMRYTPGVLTNPYGATHRYDYVAMRGFNDGSVDNIYLDGLKSMGDSGTYSTMQVDPYFLERVDILKGPSSVLYGRSSPGGLVALTSKKPLFEPYHQVQATVGSRGQQGMGLDFSGPVDDDKRIAYRLTGLADKSDTQFDHAKEKRFALAPTLSIDFTEDTSLTLQAYLQHDPDGGYHGGMPADGALHLRNGQRISSHFFEGEPGVDGYKRDQQSFGYQFEHRFNDVFTARQNFRYLDSKVKLDQVYAYGWTTPTSNELNRYYSGGDEKLHAFIIDNMLQAEFFTGATKHTVLMGADYQRRKTVVDWSSGSLQPINAFNPVYGNSAISYYEPTSYLRRLEQAGVYLQDLIEMDKWRFSLGLRQDWVETSDENRIAEAGRPLGTEISDKRTKLTSRAGALYLFDNGLAPYVSYSESFNPNSYSDSVGNPLAPTNGTQWEAGLKYQPPGTDNLFTASWFRIDQENLATKLPQENFYRAVGAVRSQGLELEAHMQLTDNLKLLGSYTFTDIKYSKSMVSTLSSADNVIENKGNSPTQAPRHMASMWADYKFASGALDGLRLGGGVRYVGYSWADAENTMRVPAYTLFDASVGYDLGKVGLKGVDVRLNANNLTNETYVASCASLNFCYLGEERNVSATVSYQF
- a CDS encoding sigma-70 family RNA polymerase sigma factor; amino-acid sequence: MPSTEYIACESVVQTLYCTHHNWLNTWLRSRLGNAADAADLAQDTFVRLLQKTERFELKAPRAFLRTIARGLVIDHWRREEIQRAYLESIAHLPEALAPSTEARALVLELLEAIARLLDGLKPKVRKAFLLSQCDGLTYKQIAQQMGVSVRSVERYIAEALYHCYVLRYET
- a CDS encoding FecR domain-containing protein; translation: MPVDNTARSGPDAQVVKQAISWALRLRNNRANMRLHAQCEHWREAHVDHELAWQRVQALQQELNSQLSAIPAAHVALENVAHGLGRRQALKMLSGVVLVGSAAWVSRDLTGWQRWASDLATATGERRSVQLPDGTRLQLNTDSAVDLDFSAQQRLITLVRGEILVTCGTSLSAPLLVQTRHGLLEGIDGRFSVRQDSDCTRLSVVSGNVAIHSPHSADGFSTQAHAGENYLVSQTHATPAPPLDMDVGAWTDGLIVTRGMRLADFLSEVGRYRHGYLGCSADVAGLRLSGVFRLEDTDKLLAILPQTLPVRVRYRTRWWVSLERSA